A window of the Lactuca sativa cultivar Salinas chromosome 5, Lsat_Salinas_v11, whole genome shotgun sequence genome harbors these coding sequences:
- the LOC111898390 gene encoding putative clathrin assembly protein At2g25430 has protein sequence MAFRKAMGAVKDQTSIGIAKVASNMAPELEVAIVKATSHDDDPASEKYIREIIQLTSFSRGYVSACVHSLSKRLSKTRDWIVALKCLVLIHRLLNDGDMVFQQEIMYATRKGTRLLNMADFRDEAHSNSWDHSTFVRTYGFYLDQKLDLVAYERKQNNNGIQEPDKFREDRWNSPPSRGYNDFESPGYGGNMRRSRSSGDVREGDKKSITPLREMEPERIFGKMGHLQRLLDRILSCRPTGLARNSRMVLAALYPVIQESFKLYADICEVLAILLDRFFDMEYQDCVKSFDAYVSAAKQIDELVGFYNWCKDMGIARSSDYPEVQRITAKLLETLEEFVRDRANVSKSPEKKPEIIVKEEEPVNMNEIKALPPPETYTPPPVAAPPPPPPPPPPQPAGDLLDLREDTLTADDQGNKFALALFAGGNTGKWEAFGSSSGEAEVTSAWQNPAADPGKADWELALVETASNLEKQKAAMGGGLDPLLLNGMYDQGIVRQHVSTAGLSGGSASSVALPGKTATRVLALPAPDGSVQTIAGDPFAASLTVPPPSYVQMADMEKKQQLLVQEQVVWQQYAREGMQGQGSLTKLTNGGYGGPGQPYGYPPVNGSGYYYPTY, from the coding sequence ATGGCGTTTCGGAAGGCCATGGGAGCTGTGAAAGATCAAACGAGTATTGGAATAGCCAAGGTAGCTAGCAATATGGCTCCGGAGCTAGAGGTAGCCATAGTCAAAGCCACCAGTCACGACGATGATCCAGCTAGTGAAAAATACATCCGAGAGATCATACAGCTCACATCCTTCTCACGTGGCTATGTCAGTGCCTGTGTTCACTCATTATCAAAACGATTAAGCAAGACTCGTGATTGGATCGTAGCACTCAAATGTTTAGTTCTCATCCACCGATTGTTAAACGATGGCGACATGGTTTTTCAACAGGAAATCATGTACGCAACCAGAAAAGGAACACGGTTGCTTAACATGGCAGATTTCCGCGATGAAGCTCATTCAAATTCATGGGATCACTCCACTTTCGTAAGAACTTACGGGTTTTACCTCGATCAAAAGCTTGATTTAGTTGCTTATGAACGGAAACAAAACAACAATGGCATCCAAGAACCTGACAAATTCAGAGAAGATCGCTGGAATTCCCCACCATCACGTGGCTACAATGACTTCGAATCCCCTGGATATGGTGGAAACATGAGAAGGTCAAGATCTTCAGGAGATGTCCGAGAGGGGGATAAAAAATCCATAACCCCATTAAGAGAAATGGAACCCGAAagaatctttggcaaaatgggtCATTTACAAAGGCTATTGGATCGGATCCTGTCATGTCGACCCACGGGTCTTGCAAGAAACAGTAGAATGGTATTGGCTGCTTTGTACCCTGTTATCCAagaaagcttcaaactttacgcAGATATATGTGAAGTTTTAGCCATTTTACTTGATCGATTCTTTGATATGGAATATCAAGATTGTGTAAAATCATTCGATGCTTATGTTAGTGCAGCTAAACAAATCGATGAACTTGTAGGGTTTTACAATTGGTGTAAAGACATGGGTATTGCAAGATCTTCAGATTATCCTGAAGTTCAAAGAATAACAGCAAAATTACTAGAAACATTAGAAGAATTTGTTAGAGATCGAGCAAATGTTTCAAAAAGCCCCGAAAAGAAACCCGAAATTATTGTTAAAGAAGAAGAACCGGTTAACATGAACGAAATCAAGGCTTTACCACCACCGGAAACTTACACACCGCCTCCGGTGGCGGcaccaccgccaccgccaccaccaccaccaccacaacccgCCGGAGATTTACTCGATTTACGAGAAGACACGTTAACCGCCGACGACCAAGGGAACAAATTCGCATTAGCTTTATTCGCCGGAGGAAACACCGGGAAATGGGAAGCGTTCGGGTCGTCCTCCGGCGAGGCGGAGGTGACGTCTGCGTGGCAGAATCCGGCGGCGGATCCTGGAAAAGCTGACTGGGAGCTTGCGTTGGTGGAGACTGCTAGTAATCTTGAAAAACAGAAGGCGGCAATGGGCGGTGGGCTTGACCCGTTGCTTTTGAATGGAATGTATGATCAAGGAATAGTGAGACAACATGTGAGCACCGCCGGGTTATCTGGCGGCAGTGCTAGTAGTGTGGCGTTGCCGGGGAAGACCGCCACACGGGTGTTGGCACTTCCGGCACCTGACGGGTCGGTTCAGACAATCGCGGGTGACCCGTTTGCAGCATCTCTAACTGTTCCTCCACCTTCTTATGTTCAAATGGCGGATATGGAGAAAAAGCAACAGTTGCTTGTTCAAGAACAGGTGGTGTGGCAACAGTATGCTAGAGAAGGAATGCAAGGTCAAGGTAGTTTGACTAAACTCACTAATGGTGGATATGGAGGTCCGGGTCAACCGTATGGGTATCCACCTGTAAATGGATCCGGGTATTATTATCCTACTTACTGA